From the Bacillus tuaregi genome, one window contains:
- a CDS encoding DegV family protein yields the protein MKTAVVCDSTAYLPKELVEELNIHMIPLNIIFGDESYLEEIELSAEQFYEEVKNRELPKTSMPAIGSFVELFEALAKDYDAVISVHLSSGISGTFQGSITAGEMVEGIDVYSFDSEIACLPQGFFAIEAAKMAAEGESPQTIMTRLEEMKKTSRAYFMVDDLSHLQRGGRLSSAQALIGGLLQVKPLLHFENKVIVPFEKIRTRKKAIKRIVELMKEDVSDGAAYQAAVIHGNCKEEALAWKAELEEMFPNVDFMFSYFGAVIGTHLGEGALGLGWYKK from the coding sequence ATGAAAACAGCAGTTGTATGTGATAGTACGGCCTATCTTCCGAAAGAATTGGTCGAGGAATTAAATATACACATGATCCCCTTGAATATTATTTTTGGCGACGAATCCTACCTGGAGGAAATCGAGCTGTCTGCTGAGCAGTTCTACGAGGAGGTCAAGAATCGCGAGCTACCGAAGACCTCGATGCCGGCTATTGGCAGCTTTGTTGAGCTATTCGAAGCTTTAGCGAAGGACTATGATGCGGTCATCAGTGTCCATCTTTCAAGTGGAATTAGTGGGACGTTCCAGGGCTCGATTACGGCGGGGGAGATGGTGGAAGGGATTGACGTCTATTCCTTCGACTCAGAAATTGCCTGCCTGCCACAAGGCTTTTTTGCGATTGAAGCGGCAAAAATGGCTGCGGAAGGCGAATCACCACAAACGATTATGACTCGTTTGGAGGAAATGAAGAAAACATCGCGAGCTTATTTTATGGTTGATGACCTTTCCCACCTGCAGCGCGGCGGCCGTCTTTCAAGCGCCCAAGCCTTAATTGGCGGATTACTTCAGGTGAAACCGCTGCTTCATTTTGAAAACAAAGTCATTGTCCCCTTTGAAAAAATCCGTACCCGCAAAAAAGCCATCAAACGAATTGTGGAGCTGATGAAGGAAGATGTCAGCGACGGCGCTGCCTACCAAGCGGCTGTCATTCATGGAAACTGTAAAGAGGAAGCACTAGCCTGGAAGGCGGAGCTCGAGGAGATGTTTCCAAACGTCGACTTTATGTTCAGCTATTTCGGTGCCGTCATCGGAACACATCTCGGAGAAGGTGCACTAGGTCTTGGCTGGTACAAAAAATAA